One Lysinibacillus fusiformis genomic window carries:
- a CDS encoding ABC transporter ATP-binding protein: MPLIEINNMTKDYGEGRGIFDVSLSIEKGEVFGFVGTNGAGKTTLIRHMMGFLKPQSGSATINGMDCWKDSAEIKKMIGYIPGEIAFTDAPTGTEFLKRQAELLGLTDMSYAESIIKKLQLDPTANLKRMSKGMKQKTAIVAALMADSDILIFDEPTTGLDPLMREVFINILNEQKEKGKTIFMSSHMFDEVEHTCDKVALIKDGKIISVKSTKEIKYNENKVYKIEFTSDEDYKKFLAEPFDFADKRESQNQVILNLHDSHINMFFKTLKNYNIKFISEIKYTLEKYFNSLY; encoded by the coding sequence GTGCCGTTAATTGAGATAAACAATATGACCAAAGATTATGGGGAGGGACGGGGTATTTTTGATGTCAGTCTTTCCATCGAAAAAGGTGAAGTTTTTGGCTTCGTCGGAACGAATGGAGCAGGTAAAACCACTTTAATCCGTCATATGATGGGATTTTTAAAACCGCAAAGTGGAAGTGCAACCATTAATGGAATGGATTGTTGGAAAGATTCAGCCGAAATAAAAAAAATGATTGGCTACATTCCAGGAGAAATTGCATTTACTGACGCGCCAACAGGAACAGAGTTTCTAAAAAGACAGGCAGAACTGTTAGGGCTGACAGATATGTCTTATGCAGAGTCAATTATTAAAAAGTTACAGCTTGATCCTACTGCAAATTTAAAAAGAATGTCCAAAGGTATGAAACAGAAGACAGCTATTGTTGCCGCTTTGATGGCTGATTCTGATATCTTGATTTTTGACGAGCCAACAACTGGACTGGACCCTCTTATGAGAGAGGTCTTTATAAATATTTTGAATGAACAAAAGGAAAAAGGAAAAACGATTTTCATGTCGAGTCATATGTTTGATGAAGTCGAACATACATGTGATAAAGTTGCGCTCATAAAAGATGGGAAAATTATTTCCGTTAAATCTACAAAAGAGATTAAATACAATGAAAATAAGGTGTATAAAATTGAGTTTACTTCGGATGAGGACTATAAGAAATTTTTAGCTGAGCCATTTGATTTTGCAGATAAACGTGAAAGTCAGAATCAAGTAATACTAAATTTGCATGATAGCCACATTAATATGTTCTTTAAAACGTTAAAAAATTACAATATTAAGTTCATTTCAGAAATTAAATATACGCTGGAAAAATATTTTAATAGTTTGTATTAA